A window of Castanea sativa cultivar Marrone di Chiusa Pesio chromosome 1, ASM4071231v1 contains these coding sequences:
- the LOC142631394 gene encoding uncharacterized protein LOC142631394, whose translation METLFPTVEHKYCVKHIYNNFKVNHRDMELKSVLWRCAGTTSARKFERRMDHLKSLDEEAWKYLADIEPAQWTRSHFSSRALTDCLVNNLSESFNSMTVNARDNPILSMLEWIRVRLMTRLYTKKIGIEKYGGKLCPSIQDKLEKLKLESKSFCAMSFGRFVYEVDNERERHVMDLVGRTCTCRVWDLTGIPYKHGVTAIFVNREKPEDYTHP comes from the coding sequence ATGGAGACTCTATTCCCAACTGTGGAGCACAAGTATTGTGTGAAGCACATATACAACAACTTTAAGGTTAATCATAGGGACATGGAGTTGAAGAGTGTACTATGGAGGTGTGCTGGCACAACATCAGCCAGGAAGTTTGAGAGGAGGATGGACCATCTTAAGAGTTTGGATGAAGAAGCTTGGAAGTACCTGGCTGATATAGAGCCTGCACAGTGGACCAGATCCCACTTTTCTTCAAGAGCTTTGACAGATTGTCTGGTAAACAATCTGAGTGAGAGTTTTAACTCTATGACTGTAAACGCTAGAGACAATCCCATCTTATCAATGTTAGAGTGGATCAGAGTTAGGCTTATGACTAGGCTGTATACAAAAAAGATTGGCATAGAAAAGTATGGTGGCAAGTTGTGTCCAAGCATACAGGACAAGTTGGAGAAGTTAAAATTAGAGTCTAAGAGCTTCTGTGCAATGTCATTTGGGAGGTTTGTGTATGAGGTTGACAATGAGAGAGAAAGGCATGTGATGGACTTGGTAGGGAGGACATGCACTTGTAGAGTATGGGACTTGACAGGAATCCCCTACAAGCATGGAGTTACAGCCATTTTTGTGAATCGTGAGAAACCAGAAGACTACACACATCCATGA